Proteins encoded in a region of the Ranitomeya imitator isolate aRanImi1 chromosome 9, aRanImi1.pri, whole genome shotgun sequence genome:
- the LOC138648604 gene encoding mucin-2-like → MSLGVQITESQFGNLQKLDGPTEQCQDVLPTPKSNCTDYENICESILLGGTFSKCHSLVAVDQYIEACVQDLCRCDSDTVALCLCDTFAEYSRQCAHAGGEPKNWRNKDLCPKSCPYNMQYQECGSPCADTCTNPERSALCEDHCIEGCFCPPGTIFDDINNSGCVPLEQCACTFNSNSYAAGTSYSTTCSTW, encoded by the exons ATGTCTCTAGGAGTGCAAATAACAGAATCCCAGTTTGGAAATCTCCAGAAGTTGGATGGACCCACAGAACAGTGCCAAGATGTACTTCCTACACCCAAGAGCAATTGTACTGATTAT GAGAACATCTGCGAGTCGATTCTTCTGGGTGGAACGTTCTCAAAATGCCATTCATTGGTGGCTGTCGATCAATACATTGAAGCTTGTGTGCAAGACCTGTGCCGGTGTGATAGCGATACTGTCGCTCTTTGCTTGTGTGATACATTTGCTGAGTACTCCAGGCAATGTGCTCATGCTGGAGGTGAACCAAAGAACTGGAGAAATAAAGATCTGTGCC CTAAATCATGTCCATACAACATGCAGTACCAGGAATGTGGATCTCCATGTGCGGACACTTGCACCAACCCAGAGAGAAGTGCTTTATGTGAAGATCACTGCATAGAAGGCTGCTTCTGCCCCCCTG GTACCATATTTGATGACATCAATAACTCCGGTTGTGTCCCACTTGAACAATGTGCATGTACATTCAACAGTAATAGCTATGCTGCCGGAACATCATATAGCACAACCTGCAGCACTTGGTGA